A single window of Mugil cephalus isolate CIBA_MC_2020 chromosome 1, CIBA_Mcephalus_1.1, whole genome shotgun sequence DNA harbors:
- the LOC125003920 gene encoding uncharacterized protein LOC125003920 codes for MVVSLQKAVRGVDFFIFNFLSFCAIFNKSHSHRPQGKIKGSVRLSEMACCLHLSPYSVVLLLMVSLHDVEASGCELVIDKMVGDTVVFSSCLPTERVTFAQWKYQNEAVPTQIYRIDQFKGRYDEDSKNYTLTVTQLTRQDSGKFLFTSEANNQQRPTVVITLRVHEPITQKPHLKQNNFTTNASNRSCTVSLECSSDRDVTYNWTVGSQTLTLTGPKLQYTIRPEDGDTTFNCTVSNYVSKQSAVITKTCSNETMNTAESSSSSVLFIIRMLIGALVILLLLVLLHHTKAKDLFCSRFKHQGESQQQVYSSLLQGDGAAYETVETSDNS; via the exons ATGGTGGTGTCGCTGCAGAAAGCTGTGAGGGGAGTGGACTTTTTCATCTTCAacttcctctctttctgtgcTATCTTTAATAAGTCACACTCTCATAGACCTCAAGGGAAAATAAAGGGCAGTGTTCGTCTTTCAGAGATGGCATGCTGTCTACATCTCTCACCTTACAGTGTTGTGCTGCTTCTCATGGTCTCCCTCCACG atgtagAGGCGTCTGGTTGTGAACTTGTCATCGACAAAATGGTCGGAGACACCGTGGTGTTTTCATCATGTCTACCAACTGAAAGGGTTACCTTCGCCCAGTGGAAATACCAAAATGAAGCTGTTCCTACACAAATATATAGAATTGATCAGTTCAAGGGCAGATATGACGAAGATTCCAAAAACTATACTTTAACAGTGACACAGCTGACTAGACAAGATTCAGGTAAATTCCTTTTTACCTCAGAGGCGAACAACCAACAAAGACCAACAGTCGTCATCACTCTGCGGGTTCATG AGCCCATAACTCAGAAGCctcatttaaaacagaacaatttCACCACAAATGCCTCGAATAGATCCTGCACGGTTTCTCTGGAGTGCAGCAGTGACAGAGACGTCACCTACAACTGGACGGTGGGCAGTcaaactctaaccctaaccggTCCCAAGCTGCAATACACCATCAGGCCAGAAGATGGAGACACCACATTTAACTGCACAGTTTCCAATTATGTCAGTAAACAATCTGCAGTCATAACCAAGACATGTAGCAACGAAACCATGAACACAGCAG agtccagctcttcttctgtcttattCATCATTAGGATGTTGATTGGAGCTCTGgttattctgctgctgctcgtgCTACTTCACCACACAAAGGCAAAGG atctCTTTTGTAGCAG GTTCAAACACCAGGGTGAAAGTCAACAGCAGGTGTACTCGTCCCTCCTCCAGG GTGATGGTGCTGCCTACGAAACAGTGGAAACCTCTGATAATTCTTGA